One Streptomyces sp. NBC_01217 genomic region harbors:
- a CDS encoding LacI family DNA-binding transcriptional regulator — translation MTAAGKHQVSRTETPRRGGRQGRAGIRDVAAAAGVSITTVSDALNGKGRLPDATRRHVREVAERLGYRPSAAARTLRTGKSGLIGLTVTTYGDEPFTFTEFAYFAEMARAATSAALARGYALVILPATSRHDVWSNVALDGTVVIDPSDQDPVVTELVRQGLPVVSDGRPAGTLPVTAWVDNDHRAAVLDLLDHLAAAGARRIGLLTGTTTDTYTRLSTSAYLHWCERVGQDPVYESYPAHDPCAGAVAADRLLARPDRPDAVYGLFDPNGTDLLAAARRYGLRVPEDLLLVCCSESTVYATTEPPITTLSLKPRRIGTAVVQLLIDAIEGVDHDGPVEQVIPTELIVRTSSQRRPPRTTVSAPRSPAGD, via the coding sequence ATGACAGCAGCAGGGAAGCACCAGGTGAGCCGGACGGAGACACCCCGGCGCGGCGGCCGGCAAGGACGAGCGGGAATCCGGGATGTGGCCGCCGCCGCCGGGGTCTCCATCACGACCGTCTCCGACGCGCTCAACGGCAAGGGCAGGCTCCCGGACGCCACCCGCCGCCATGTCCGCGAGGTCGCAGAGCGCCTGGGCTACCGCCCTTCCGCCGCGGCCCGAACCCTCCGTACCGGCAAGTCCGGCCTCATCGGCCTGACCGTGACGACCTACGGGGACGAACCCTTCACCTTCACCGAATTCGCCTACTTCGCCGAGATGGCCAGAGCGGCCACCTCCGCCGCGCTCGCCCGCGGCTACGCCCTCGTCATCCTGCCCGCCACCTCACGCCATGACGTCTGGTCGAACGTCGCTCTCGACGGCACGGTCGTGATCGACCCCTCCGACCAGGACCCGGTCGTCACGGAGCTCGTACGCCAGGGGCTGCCCGTCGTCTCGGACGGCAGGCCGGCCGGAACGCTGCCCGTCACCGCCTGGGTCGACAACGACCACCGGGCCGCCGTACTCGATCTCCTCGACCACCTGGCCGCCGCCGGGGCCCGCCGCATCGGCCTGCTCACCGGCACCACCACCGACACGTACACCCGTCTGTCCACCTCCGCGTACCTCCACTGGTGCGAGCGCGTGGGTCAGGACCCGGTGTACGAGTCCTATCCCGCCCACGACCCGTGCGCGGGTGCGGTCGCCGCCGACCGGCTGCTGGCCCGCCCGGACCGGCCGGACGCCGTCTACGGACTCTTCGACCCCAATGGCACCGATCTGCTGGCGGCCGCCCGCCGGTACGGCCTGCGCGTCCCCGAGGACCTGCTGCTCGTCTGCTGCAGCGAGTCCACCGTGTACGCGACGACCGAGCCCCCCATCACCACGCTCTCGCTCAAGCCGCGCAGAATCGGCACGGCGGTCGTCCAGCTCCTGATCGACGCCATCGAAGGCGTCGACCACGACGGACCGGTGGAGCAGGTCATACCGACAGAGCTCATCGTCCGGACGTCCTCGCAACGCCGTCCGCCCCGCACCACGGTCAGCGCGCCGCGCTCCCCCGCCGGGGACTGA
- a CDS encoding YibE/F family protein, translated as MTSPHIDPEPQGHQHGHSHSHGPAAPVSKHLRKVIAAVLIPFTTAVVVGLLVLWPGGAPPHERTGVGFDRQTQQGKVVNIDKVDCKDVNAAQMPTSGETTPPSDSGPGLCEKATVEVTTGHDKGRTFVEIVQPDAPRQLREGQGVVVAYAPDAPHDLQYSVTDVNRKFPMALLAAIFALVVVAVGRMRGVMALVALAVSFAVLTLFILPAILQGSNPLLVAVVGASAIMLIALYMCHGLTARTSVAVIGTLISLLLIGLLGSLFIGWASLTGNTDDSTGLIHGLYPHIDMSGLLLAGVIIGSLGVLDDVTVTQTSAVWELHQANPTMGARGLYRAGIRIGRDHIASVVNTLVLAYAGAALPLLLLFSIAQSSVGTVANSELVAEEIVRTLVGSIGLVASVPVTTVLAALVVSADRTGDGAEAGASAPVRTGKGRRRRTKP; from the coding sequence GTGACGTCCCCCCATATCGACCCCGAACCGCAGGGCCATCAGCACGGGCACTCGCACAGCCATGGCCCCGCCGCGCCCGTCTCCAAGCATCTGCGCAAGGTCATCGCGGCCGTTCTGATCCCGTTCACCACCGCGGTCGTTGTCGGCCTTTTGGTGCTCTGGCCGGGCGGCGCGCCCCCGCACGAGCGAACCGGTGTCGGTTTCGACCGGCAGACCCAGCAGGGCAAGGTGGTGAACATCGACAAGGTGGACTGCAAGGACGTGAACGCCGCACAGATGCCCACCAGCGGCGAGACCACTCCGCCCTCGGACAGCGGGCCCGGGCTGTGCGAGAAGGCCACGGTAGAGGTGACGACCGGTCACGACAAGGGCCGGACCTTCGTCGAGATCGTCCAGCCCGACGCACCCCGTCAGCTGCGCGAGGGGCAGGGCGTGGTCGTGGCGTACGCCCCCGACGCGCCCCACGATCTGCAGTACTCGGTGACGGATGTGAACCGGAAGTTCCCGATGGCGCTGCTGGCCGCGATCTTCGCCCTGGTGGTGGTCGCGGTGGGCAGGATGCGCGGGGTGATGGCGCTGGTCGCGCTCGCCGTGTCGTTCGCGGTGCTGACCCTGTTCATCCTCCCGGCCATCCTCCAGGGCTCGAATCCGCTGCTCGTCGCGGTGGTGGGGGCCAGTGCCATCATGCTGATCGCGCTCTACATGTGTCACGGCCTGACCGCCCGCACCTCGGTCGCGGTGATCGGCACGCTGATCTCACTGCTGCTGATCGGGCTGCTCGGTTCGCTCTTCATCGGCTGGGCGAGCCTGACCGGCAACACCGACGACAGCACCGGCCTCATCCACGGCCTGTACCCGCACATCGACATGAGCGGTCTGCTGCTGGCCGGTGTCATCATCGGTTCGCTCGGGGTACTCGACGATGTGACAGTGACCCAGACATCGGCGGTCTGGGAGCTGCACCAGGCGAACCCGACGATGGGTGCCCGGGGGCTCTACCGGGCAGGGATCAGGATCGGGCGCGACCACATCGCCTCGGTCGTCAATACGCTGGTGCTCGCCTATGCGGGCGCCGCACTGCCGCTGCTGCTGCTGTTCTCGATCGCCCAGAGCAGCGTGGGGACGGTGGCCAACAGCGAGCTGGTGGCGGAGGAGATCGTACGAACGCTGGTCGGCTCGATCGGACTGGTCGCCTCGGTGCCGGTGACGACGGTGCTCGCTGCGCTGGTCGTCTCCGCGGACCGCACGGGGGACGGCGCGGAAGCCGGAGCTTCGGCACCTGTACGGACCGGGAAGGGCCGTCGTCGTAGGACAAAACCCTGA
- the cydB gene encoding cytochrome d ubiquinol oxidase subunit II — protein sequence MELHDVWFVLIAVLWTGYFFLEGFDFGIGVLTKLLARDRKERRVLINTIGPVWDGNEVWLLTAGGATFAAFPEWYATLFSGFYLPLLIILVCLIVRGVAFEYRSKRPEEKWQTNWEHAIFWTSLIPALLWGVAFGNIVRGVKINADMEYAGTFWDLLNPYAILGGLVTLTLFTFHGAVFAGLKTVGDIRERSRKLALKLGLVTAVLALGFLLWTQIDKGDGWSLLAMVIAVVALVAAIVAIAAGREGWSFAFSGVTIVAAVAMLFLTLFPNVMPSSLNDAWSLTVTNASSTPYTLKIMTWCAGIATPVVLLYQGWTYWVFRKRIGTQHIAEAH from the coding sequence ATGGAACTCCACGACGTCTGGTTCGTACTCATCGCCGTCCTCTGGACCGGCTACTTCTTCCTGGAGGGATTCGACTTCGGGATCGGTGTCCTCACCAAGCTGCTGGCCCGCGACCGCAAGGAGCGCCGGGTTCTGATCAATACGATCGGGCCCGTCTGGGACGGCAACGAGGTGTGGCTGCTCACTGCGGGCGGTGCGACCTTCGCCGCCTTCCCCGAGTGGTACGCCACCCTGTTCTCCGGCTTCTACCTGCCGCTGCTGATCATCCTGGTCTGCCTGATCGTGCGGGGCGTCGCCTTCGAGTACCGGTCGAAGCGGCCCGAGGAGAAGTGGCAGACCAACTGGGAGCACGCGATCTTCTGGACCTCGCTGATCCCCGCCCTGCTCTGGGGCGTGGCCTTCGGGAACATCGTGCGCGGCGTGAAGATCAACGCCGACATGGAGTACGCGGGCACCTTCTGGGATCTGCTCAACCCGTACGCCATCCTCGGCGGACTGGTCACGCTCACCCTCTTCACCTTCCACGGCGCCGTGTTCGCGGGACTCAAGACCGTCGGGGACATCCGGGAGCGGTCGCGCAAGCTGGCGCTGAAGCTGGGGCTGGTCACCGCGGTGCTCGCCCTCGGCTTCCTGCTCTGGACCCAGATCGACAAGGGCGACGGCTGGAGCCTGCTGGCGATGGTCATCGCCGTGGTGGCGCTGGTCGCTGCGATCGTCGCGATAGCGGCGGGACGGGAGGGCTGGTCGTTCGCGTTCTCCGGAGTGACCATCGTGGCCGCGGTCGCGATGCTCTTCCTGACGCTCTTCCCGAACGTCATGCCGTCCTCGCTGAACGACGCCTGGAGCCTCACGGTCACCAACGCCTCGTCCACCCCGTACACGCTGAAGATCATGACCTGGTGCGCGGGGATCGCCACTCCCGTTGTCCTGCTCTACCAGGGCTGGACGTACTGGGTGTTCCGCAAGCGCATCGGTACGCAGCACATCGCCGAAGCGCACTGA
- a CDS encoding IclR family transcriptional regulator — protein MTTASSTAVPTLIGSVQRALRLLEAVGAHRDGAPAKQLAREAGLPLPTAYHLLRTLTHEGYLRRENGVFLFGAAAERLVGEGSPQIGHSRMTESLGRWRDTIGAPVYCAVYREGEIELIAVAENPATPAVDEWASFRETGHAHAIGQCLLSQLDEKAREDHLDRHPVRPLTRYSVRDRPTFLERLRSLERMEPVIERQEYALGTVCAAIPITAGFTAAAMAISVPLEQEERLLPAVEQLRGEVANLLRSFVFSISI, from the coding sequence TTGACCACGGCATCGAGCACTGCTGTCCCGACGCTGATCGGTTCGGTCCAGCGAGCGCTGAGGCTGCTGGAAGCCGTGGGCGCCCATCGGGACGGGGCGCCCGCGAAACAGCTGGCCAGGGAGGCGGGACTGCCCCTTCCCACGGCCTACCATCTGCTGCGCACCCTGACCCATGAGGGTTATCTGCGGCGGGAGAACGGCGTGTTCCTCTTCGGGGCCGCCGCCGAGCGCCTGGTCGGCGAGGGATCGCCGCAGATTGGGCACAGCAGAATGACCGAGTCGCTGGGGCGCTGGCGCGACACCATCGGAGCACCGGTCTACTGCGCCGTCTACCGCGAGGGCGAGATCGAACTCATCGCGGTCGCCGAGAATCCCGCCACACCTGCGGTGGACGAGTGGGCGTCCTTCCGGGAGACCGGGCACGCCCATGCGATCGGGCAGTGTCTGCTGAGCCAGCTCGACGAGAAGGCCCGCGAGGACCATCTGGACCGGCACCCCGTCCGGCCGCTGACCCGCTACTCGGTGAGGGACCGTCCGACGTTCCTTGAACGATTGCGATCGCTGGAGCGAATGGAACCTGTCATCGAACGACAGGAGTACGCCCTGGGGACGGTCTGCGCAGCCATCCCGATCACCGCCGGATTCACTGCCGCCGCGATGGCGATTTCGGTACCCCTGGAACAAGAAGAACGGTTGCTCCCCGCAGTCGAACAGCTACGTGGCGAAGTGGCCAACCTCTTGCGTTCGTTCGTGTTCTCTATCAGTATCTGA
- the thiC gene encoding phosphomethylpyrimidine synthase ThiC, with protein sequence MTTSDARTPASNQSDEAGKSIGWHKGYVQGSRPDLRVPVRQVHLTNGKDVTLYDTSGPYTDPTTETDVRRGLAPLRENWIIARGDTEEYPGRPARPEDDGLKHTSPRGGLRNLDAVFPGRPRLPRRSRDGQPVTQLAYARRGEITPEMEYVAIRESVEPEVVREEIAAGRAVLPANVNHPEIEPMIIGKRFLVKVNANIGNSAVTSSIEEEVEKMTWATRWGADTVMDLSTGRNIHTTREWVLRNSPVPIGTVPLYQALEKVDGRAEELTWEIYKDTVVEQAEQGVDYMTVHAGVRLPYVPLTARRKTGIVSRGGSIMAAWCLAHHKESFLYEHFEELCEILAAYDVTYSLGDGLRPGSIADANDEAQFAELRTLGELNTIAKRFGVQTMIEGPGHVPMHKIKENIDLQQEICEEAPFYTLGPLTTDVAPAYDHITSGIGAAMIAWWGTAMLCYVTPKEHLGLPNRDDVKTGVITYKIAAHAADLAKGHPGAQDWDDALSDARFEFRWEDQFNLALDPVTAREFHDETLPAEPAKTAHFCSMCGPKFCSMKISQDIRREHGGSQSEIEAGMAEKSKEFAAAGNRVYLPIAD encoded by the coding sequence ATGACCACATCGGACGCACGCACGCCTGCCTCGAACCAGAGCGACGAGGCCGGGAAGTCCATCGGCTGGCACAAGGGATACGTCCAGGGCTCACGCCCGGACCTCCGGGTGCCGGTCCGTCAGGTGCACCTCACCAACGGCAAGGACGTGACGCTGTACGACACGTCGGGGCCGTACACCGATCCCACCACCGAGACCGACGTCCGTCGCGGACTCGCACCGCTGCGGGAGAACTGGATCATCGCGCGCGGCGACACCGAGGAGTACCCGGGCCGCCCCGCCCGCCCCGAGGACGACGGGCTCAAGCACACCTCGCCGCGCGGTGGACTGCGCAACCTCGACGCCGTCTTCCCCGGCCGTCCGCGGCTGCCCCGCCGCAGCCGGGACGGACAGCCGGTGACCCAGCTCGCGTACGCCCGCCGGGGCGAGATCACCCCGGAGATGGAGTACGTGGCGATCCGGGAGAGCGTCGAACCCGAGGTGGTGCGCGAGGAGATCGCCGCGGGCCGCGCCGTGCTGCCGGCCAACGTCAACCACCCGGAGATCGAGCCGATGATCATCGGCAAGCGGTTCCTGGTGAAGGTCAATGCCAACATCGGCAACTCCGCGGTGACGTCCTCCATCGAGGAGGAGGTGGAGAAGATGACATGGGCGACGCGCTGGGGCGCCGACACGGTCATGGACCTTTCCACCGGCCGCAACATTCACACCACCCGTGAGTGGGTACTGCGCAACTCCCCCGTGCCGATCGGCACCGTCCCCCTCTACCAGGCCCTCGAAAAGGTCGATGGCCGCGCCGAGGAGCTGACCTGGGAGATCTACAAGGACACCGTCGTCGAGCAGGCCGAGCAGGGCGTCGACTACATGACGGTCCACGCCGGCGTGCGCCTGCCGTACGTCCCGCTGACCGCCCGCCGCAAGACCGGCATCGTCTCCCGCGGCGGCTCGATCATGGCGGCGTGGTGCCTCGCGCACCACAAGGAGTCGTTCCTGTACGAGCACTTCGAGGAGCTCTGCGAGATCCTCGCCGCGTACGACGTGACGTACTCGCTGGGCGACGGGCTGCGCCCCGGCTCGATCGCCGATGCCAACGACGAGGCCCAGTTCGCCGAACTGCGCACGCTCGGTGAACTGAACACGATCGCGAAGCGGTTCGGTGTCCAGACCATGATCGAGGGCCCGGGCCATGTCCCGATGCACAAGATCAAGGAGAACATCGACCTCCAGCAGGAGATCTGCGAGGAGGCGCCGTTCTACACGCTCGGCCCGCTGACCACCGATGTCGCCCCGGCGTACGACCACATCACCTCGGGCATCGGCGCGGCGATGATCGCCTGGTGGGGCACGGCGATGCTCTGCTACGTCACACCCAAGGAGCACCTCGGCCTGCCCAACCGGGACGATGTGAAGACCGGCGTCATCACGTACAAGATCGCCGCCCACGCGGCGGATCTGGCCAAGGGACACCCGGGCGCGCAGGACTGGGACGACGCGCTCTCCGACGCCCGGTTCGAATTCCGCTGGGAGGACCAGTTCAACCTGGCCCTCGACCCGGTCACGGCACGGGAGTTCCACGACGAGACCCTCCCGGCCGAGCCGGCGAAGACGGCGCACTTCTGCTCGATGTGCGGCCCGAAGTTCTGCTCGATGAAGATCTCCCAGGACATCCGCCGCGAGCACGGCGGTTCGCAGTCGGAGATCGAGGCGGGCATGGCGGAGAAGTCCAAGGAGTTCGCGGCGGCCGGCAACCGGGTCTATCTGCCGATCGCGGACTGA
- a CDS encoding metallophosphoesterase — protein sequence MTQGAGQEPVVRTATLRDFRVPPYAQTPVPPSPSHPGNAVPGDELPEGYTPTARDLPVINRGDTVQVRAVPDPRPVPEPGLGPLYVVGDVHGYLDELHAALAEQGLIDAEGNWSAGNARLWFLGDFTDRGPDGIGVIDLVMRLSAEAAAAGGYCKALMGNHELLLIGAKRFGDTPVNSGAGTATFQAAWLLNGGQKNDMERLQDVHLQWMSRLDAIVEEDGHLLMHSDTTAYLDYGATIEDVNDTVHAILTRNDADECWDVFRKLTKRFAFRDEAGPQAVRELMSAYGGQRVVHGHSPIPYLLGEVGSEDGEDGSGPVVEGPHVYADGLAIAMDGGVTMAGKLLVVQLPLHD from the coding sequence ATGACACAGGGGGCCGGTCAGGAACCCGTGGTGCGGACTGCGACGTTGCGCGACTTCCGCGTACCTCCTTACGCGCAGACCCCGGTGCCGCCCTCACCGTCGCACCCGGGCAACGCCGTTCCGGGGGACGAGCTGCCGGAGGGGTACACACCCACCGCGCGCGACCTTCCCGTGATCAACCGCGGCGACACCGTCCAGGTGCGGGCCGTCCCCGACCCGCGGCCCGTCCCCGAGCCGGGACTCGGACCGCTGTACGTCGTCGGTGACGTCCACGGCTATCTGGACGAACTTCACGCCGCCCTCGCCGAACAGGGCCTCATCGACGCCGAGGGCAACTGGTCCGCGGGCAACGCCCGGCTCTGGTTCCTCGGCGACTTCACCGACCGGGGACCCGACGGCATCGGCGTCATCGACCTCGTGATGCGCCTCTCCGCCGAGGCCGCGGCCGCGGGCGGCTACTGCAAGGCACTGATGGGCAATCACGAACTGCTGCTCATCGGCGCCAAGCGGTTCGGCGACACCCCGGTCAACTCCGGCGCGGGCACCGCCACCTTCCAGGCCGCCTGGCTGCTCAACGGCGGTCAGAAGAACGACATGGAACGGCTCCAGGACGTCCACCTCCAGTGGATGTCCCGACTCGACGCGATCGTCGAGGAGGACGGGCATCTGCTGATGCACTCCGACACGACGGCGTACCTCGACTACGGCGCCACCATCGAGGACGTCAACGACACCGTGCACGCCATTCTCACGCGTAACGACGCCGATGAGTGCTGGGACGTCTTCCGCAAGCTGACCAAGCGGTTCGCCTTCCGTGACGAGGCGGGGCCGCAGGCCGTTCGGGAGCTGATGTCGGCCTACGGCGGGCAGCGCGTCGTCCATGGTCACAGCCCCATTCCGTACCTGCTCGGCGAGGTCGGCTCGGAGGACGGAGAGGACGGTTCCGGCCCCGTGGTCGAAGGCCCGCACGTGTACGCGGACGGGCTCGCCATCGCCATGGACGGCGGAGTGACCATGGCCGGAAAGCTACTGGTCGTCCAACTGCCCCTGCATGACTGA
- a CDS encoding SsgA family sporulation/cell division regulator has translation MRESVQAEVMMSFLVSEELSFRIPVELRYEVCDPYAIRMTFHLPGDAPVTWAFGRELLLDGLNSPSGDGDVHIGPTEPEGLSDVHIRLQVGTDRALFRAGTAPLVAFLDRTDKLVPLGQECTLGDFEGNLEEALGRILAEEQNAG, from the coding sequence ATGCGCGAGTCGGTTCAAGCTGAGGTCATGATGAGCTTCCTCGTCTCCGAGGAGCTCTCTTTCCGGATCCCGGTGGAGCTCCGGTACGAAGTGTGCGATCCGTATGCGATCCGCATGACCTTCCATCTGCCCGGCGACGCCCCCGTCACCTGGGCATTCGGCCGTGAGCTGCTGCTCGACGGCCTCAACAGCCCCAGTGGCGACGGCGATGTGCACATCGGGCCCACGGAGCCCGAGGGGCTGTCCGACGTACACATCCGTCTTCAGGTGGGTACGGACCGCGCTCTCTTCCGGGCCGGCACAGCGCCACTCGTGGCCTTTCTGGACCGGACGGACAAGCTCGTGCCGCTCGGGCAGGAGTGCACGCTGGGTGACTTCGAGGGCAATCTGGAAGAGGCCCTGGGCCGGATCCTTGCCGAGGAGCAGAACGCTGGCTGA
- the hisC gene encoding histidinol-phosphate transaminase, producing the protein MSETSPKLRAELDGVPAYVPGRPAAAGGPVAFKLSSNENPYPPLPGVMESALAAAANFNRYPDMACTGLMNELADRFGVPVSHLATGTGSVGVAQQLLQATSGPGDEVIYAWRSFEAYPIITQVSGATSVKVPLTDGDVHDLDAMADAITDRTRMIFVCNPNNPTGTVVRRAELERFLDRVPGDVLVVLDEAYREFIRDAEVPDGIEIYRDRPNVAVLRTFSKAYGLAGLRVGFAVAHEPVAAALRKTAVPFGVSQLAQDAAVASLRAEDELLGRVGSLVCERDRVQRALADQGWTVPESQANFVWLRLGDRTADFAAACERAGVVVRPFVGEGVRVSIGEDEANDLFLKVTESYSRAL; encoded by the coding sequence GTGAGCGAGACGAGCCCCAAGCTGCGCGCCGAGCTGGACGGCGTCCCCGCCTATGTACCGGGCAGGCCGGCGGCCGCCGGTGGACCGGTCGCGTTCAAGCTGTCCTCCAACGAGAATCCGTATCCGCCGCTGCCCGGGGTGATGGAGTCCGCTCTGGCCGCGGCCGCGAACTTCAATCGCTACCCGGACATGGCCTGCACCGGTCTGATGAACGAGCTGGCCGACCGTTTCGGTGTTCCCGTTTCGCACCTCGCCACCGGAACCGGCTCGGTCGGTGTGGCCCAGCAGCTGCTCCAGGCCACCTCCGGCCCGGGCGACGAGGTCATCTACGCCTGGCGCTCCTTCGAGGCGTATCCGATCATCACGCAGGTCAGCGGTGCGACCTCGGTGAAGGTTCCGCTGACCGACGGTGACGTGCACGACCTCGACGCGATGGCGGACGCGATCACGGACCGCACCCGGATGATCTTCGTGTGCAACCCGAACAACCCGACCGGCACGGTGGTGCGCCGGGCCGAGCTTGAGCGGTTCCTGGACCGGGTGCCGGGTGATGTCCTGGTGGTGCTGGACGAGGCGTACCGCGAGTTCATCCGTGACGCCGAGGTGCCGGACGGCATCGAGATCTACCGGGACCGGCCCAATGTGGCGGTGCTGCGGACGTTCTCCAAGGCGTACGGACTGGCGGGGCTGCGGGTCGGTTTCGCCGTGGCCCACGAGCCGGTGGCGGCCGCGCTGCGCAAGACGGCGGTGCCCTTCGGGGTCAGCCAGCTCGCGCAGGACGCGGCGGTCGCCTCGCTGCGTGCCGAGGACGAACTCCTGGGGCGGGTCGGTTCCTTGGTGTGCGAGCGCGACCGGGTGCAGCGGGCGCTGGCGGACCAGGGGTGGACCGTGCCGGAGTCCCAGGCGAACTTCGTCTGGCTGCGGCTCGGGGACCGTACCGCCGACTTCGCCGCGGCGTGCGAGCGGGCCGGTGTGGTGGTCAGGCCGTTCGTGGGCGAGGGGGTACGGGTCTCGATCGGGGAGGACGAGGCGAACGACCTGTTCCTGAAGGTGACGGAGTCGTACAGCAGGGCGCTGTAG
- a CDS encoding cytochrome ubiquinol oxidase subunit I: MELALAPETLARWQFGITTVYHFLFVPLTISLAALTAGLQTAWVRTNNEKYLRATKFWGKLFLINIAMGVVTGIVQEFQFGMNWSDYSRFVGDIFGAPLAFEALIAFFFESTFIGLWIFGWDKLPKKIHLACIWMVSIGTVLSAYFILAANSWMQHPVGYRINKERGRAELTDFWHVLTQNTALAQFFHTITAAFLVGGAFMVGIAAFHLARKKHIPVMRTSLRLGLVTVVIAGLLTAISGDQLGKVMFKQQPMKMAAAEALWEGQDSAPFSIFAVGDVAKGHNTVEISIPGILSFLADDDFTSYVPGINDINKAEQEKFGPGDYRPNIPVAFWSFRWMIGFGMASFGLGILGLWLTRRKFMLPPGMRTGEDEVPHLVLFKNKALSPKLAKCYWIVALWTLLFPLIANSWGWIFTEMGRQPWVVYGVLQTRNAVSPGVSQGEVLTSMIGFTLLYATLAVIEVKLLVKYIKAGPPELTEADLNPPTKIGGDDHDDADRPMAFSY, from the coding sequence GTGGAGCTGGCTCTGGCGCCGGAAACCCTGGCGCGATGGCAGTTCGGTATCACCACCGTCTACCACTTCCTCTTCGTCCCACTGACGATCTCTCTCGCCGCGCTCACCGCCGGCCTGCAGACCGCCTGGGTGCGGACGAACAACGAGAAGTACCTCAGAGCGACGAAGTTCTGGGGCAAGCTCTTCCTCATCAACATCGCCATGGGCGTCGTCACCGGCATCGTCCAGGAGTTCCAGTTCGGAATGAACTGGTCTGACTACTCGCGGTTCGTCGGCGACATCTTCGGTGCCCCGCTCGCGTTCGAGGCGCTCATCGCCTTCTTCTTCGAGTCCACGTTCATCGGGCTGTGGATCTTCGGCTGGGACAAGCTGCCGAAGAAGATCCACCTCGCCTGCATCTGGATGGTCTCCATCGGGACGGTCCTGTCCGCCTACTTCATCCTGGCGGCCAACTCCTGGATGCAGCACCCGGTCGGCTACCGGATCAACAAGGAGCGCGGCCGGGCCGAACTCACCGACTTCTGGCACGTGCTCACCCAGAACACCGCGCTCGCGCAGTTCTTCCACACCATCACCGCTGCCTTCCTGGTCGGAGGCGCGTTCATGGTCGGCATCGCTGCCTTCCATCTGGCGCGCAAGAAGCACATCCCGGTGATGCGGACCTCGCTGCGGCTCGGACTGGTCACCGTGGTCATCGCCGGACTCCTCACCGCCATCAGCGGTGACCAGCTCGGCAAGGTCATGTTCAAGCAGCAGCCGATGAAGATGGCCGCCGCCGAGGCGCTCTGGGAGGGGCAGGACTCGGCACCGTTCTCGATCTTCGCGGTCGGTGATGTGGCCAAGGGCCACAACACCGTGGAGATCTCCATCCCCGGGATACTGTCCTTCCTCGCGGACGACGACTTCACCTCGTACGTCCCCGGCATCAACGACATCAACAAGGCCGAGCAGGAGAAGTTCGGCCCCGGCGACTACCGGCCCAACATCCCGGTCGCCTTCTGGAGCTTCCGCTGGATGATCGGCTTCGGGATGGCGTCCTTCGGCCTCGGCATCCTCGGACTGTGGCTGACACGACGGAAGTTCATGCTGCCGCCGGGTATGCGGACCGGTGAGGACGAGGTGCCTCATCTGGTCCTCTTCAAGAACAAGGCCCTCAGTCCCAAGCTCGCCAAGTGCTACTGGATCGTCGCGCTCTGGACCCTGCTCTTCCCGCTGATCGCCAACTCCTGGGGCTGGATCTTCACCGAGATGGGCCGTCAGCCCTGGGTCGTCTACGGCGTGCTCCAGACCCGCAACGCGGTCTCCCCCGGCGTCTCCCAGGGCGAGGTGCTCACCTCGATGATCGGCTTCACCCTGCTCTACGCCACGCTCGCGGTGATCGAGGTCAAGCTGCTCGTGAAGTACATCAAGGCCGGACCGCCGGAGCTCACGGAGGCCGACCTCAACCCGCCCACCAAGATCGGCGGCGACGACCACGACGACGCCGACCGGCCGATGGCCTTCTCCTACTGA